GTATGGGTTACTTGAAGGACTACCAGTACGATATGCGGTTACAGGATTTTTCCCCGCCAAGTTATCCGAATGCAACGGTGTTGCAGCAGATTTACTACTGGGAGTAAGCTCACCCAGAAGCAAATTACAGAACAGAAAACGGCAACGCAATGCGTTGCCGTTTTTATAGCAAATTTTGTTCTGCTTAATTTGTTGACGTCACCACGTACCATGCACTTGTCAGTGCAATGGTTTCATTTTCGACAGTGAAGGTCGTGTTAGTAACGGTTCCTAACAATGTAGCTCCTTCAATACCGATTGCATAAGGTGTCGGTTTCCGATACACTTTGTATCCTGTCACATTTTCTACAGCACTCCAAGTCAACACAACATTAGCACCACTCACTTGCGCAACGAGGTTTTGCGGTGCAACCGGCGGACCTGCCAAAGAAACAAATTGAGCTGTACGGGAGGCACCTAACACAATCGGATTTCCACCTAAGTCAGATGTGCCCGGAGTAACGGTTACTGTATAGTTTGTCGAAACCGCCATTCCATTAACAGTAAGCCACACTTTATTCCATTGTCCGGGCAATCTTTGCGCACTGGTCACGGTCGGTCCGGCTGGTGAAATCGCATAGCTTGTATTCTGATTCGCTAACACTGGCTCCATCCGCTCGCTAAAGAGTAGACGAATTCCATCAGATGCAACACTGTCAACTGAGGTAAGACTCGGTGGTGTATTGTCCATTGGGAAATCGTTATACCATACCGGTGAGATCGTACGTGCGGCACCATCGCTCGCTCGCAACCACGCACCACGATTGGCAGTACTTTCCCAATTGTCGCCGTGCCGGAATTTGTACTCGATAAACATCGAATCGGCAAAAGTAAAGTTGATGTCAACAGTATAAGTCTCATTGGAATCGGGATCGCTCATTACAATGTCGGTTCCCCACGAAAGTGGTGCATTTGCGCCACGCATGTTCACTGGTTGAACAAAACCTACCGTCTCGCTCATCCGTACATTGAAGGTGACAGTTTGGTTTATTAGACTGTGGAAAGATGCTGAGGCGTGGGTAGGATCGAGATGGTTGCCGACTAAGTCGATCACCATTGTATCGACGGTAACTGTATACAAGACATTCTCACCAAAGGGAACCGACCATGTCAATGCGATTTGAGTAGAACTTAGTCGCGATAAACTGGAAACCGTACGTGGTACAGCATCTCCACTAATTGAATAGCGTGAGTAAACGACTGCAGACGTAGAATCTACCGGCTCCGAAAATGTTATTGTGGTGGTAGTAGTCGAAGTTGCCGCCGCTGAAGCCACTTGCGGTCGTACTAAGTCAGCGCCGGAAATGATGGGAACCATTGTCGATACAGCAAGTTGTCCTTGATCAGACCAATTGGTTGCATTCCAATCGTTGGCCGGATCGTTCGATGTATCCTGTGCGTTGTCGGTCCCGCCGCCACCCGTACTAAACAACTCGACCCAAATCGTATCGGGACTGCCGATATCGGCGAGCGGGATTTTGTATTCGACCCCGGAGGTTGTTCCCGTTGCTCGCGCTGCCGCTGCTAACGGGGAGTATCCTCCCCATCCGGTTCCGTTCCAGCTAATAAATTGGGTCTGTGCAGTCCCGTATACTGGCGTGTCATGCCAGCTATTCAAACTGTATTCTGGGCGATGTGGATTTAGTGCTACAACGTTTCGTCCCCATCCGTCAGTGGTCGCGCCGGAATTCTCCAAACCATCGGTATCGATATAGAAAATGTACTTAGGCCACCACTGCCCACTATTCCCTAAATCGATGTTCACAGTATACAGGATGTATAAAAAGCTGGCGTCGTTACAAACATAGACATTTAGTACATCAGCAAGATTCCAGTTTACGGCATCACCGGCAGGGTCTACTGCCTCCGGAGCGCCATAGATTTCGGTGTCTAAAACACCATCAATCACTGGAGTGCCATAGCCCGCAGCAAACGCTAATATCGGGAAAAGCATAACCGCTCCCATAAGCGCTGCGACAAATTTCGACATATTTGTTTCTCCTAAGAAATGGCAAACACCGACCGTACTCGATCGGTGTTTGCAACACGATAAAACCGATGAAAACGAAGAGCTTACTTCAGATAAGCGAGTTTCTTTTGTGTCGTAAACCCCGATTCGGTAGTTAAGCGGTAGAAGTACATACCGGCTGATAAACCCGTTGCATTCAAGGTAACGGTATGCGAGCCAGCGCTGTAACTGCCCGAGGCAATCGTCTTTACTAAACGACCGGATAAATCGTATAGTGCGACTGTAAGATTTTCGGGAGTCGTAATCTGGAAACCGATGTTCGTCGTGTTGTTAAATGGATTGGGGGCATTCTGCATTAAATATACTTTTGGCATTGCAGAATT
This portion of the bacterium genome encodes:
- a CDS encoding Ig-like domain-containing protein, translating into MSKFVAALMGAVMLFPILAFAAGYGTPVIDGVLDTEIYGAPEAVDPAGDAVNWNLADVLNVYVCNDASFLYILYTVNIDLGNSGQWWPKYIFYIDTDGLENSGATTDGWGRNVVALNPHRPEYSLNSWHDTPVYGTAQTQFISWNGTGWGGYSPLAAAARATGTTSGVEYKIPLADIGSPDTIWVELFSTGGGGTDNAQDTSNDPANDWNATNWSDQGQLAVSTMVPIISGADLVRPQVASAAATSTTTTTITFSEPVDSTSAVVYSRYSISGDAVPRTVSSLSRLSSTQIALTWSVPFGENVLYTVTVDTMVIDLVGNHLDPTHASASFHSLINQTVTFNVRMSETVGFVQPVNMRGANAPLSWGTDIVMSDPDSNETYTVDINFTFADSMFIEYKFRHGDNWESTANRGAWLRASDGAARTISPVWYNDFPMDNTPPSLTSVDSVASDGIRLLFSERMEPVLANQNTSYAISPAGPTVTSAQRLPGQWNKVWLTVNGMAVSTNYTVTVTPGTSDLGGNPIVLGASRTAQFVSLAGPPVAPQNLVAQVSGANVVLTWSAVENVTGYKVYRKPTPYAIGIEGATLLGTVTNTTFTVENETIALTSAWYVVTSTN